A portion of the Krasilnikovia cinnamomea genome contains these proteins:
- a CDS encoding redoxin family protein, whose amino-acid sequence MALAVAAAGLAAATAGCAARPAAETAASSGSAASVPANLRFTGRTLDGAAYDAATLAGRPTVLWFWAPWCATCAAQAQSVADLKDTYGDRLAVLGIAGMGDNTAMHRFVADLTVGTVPHLDDGQGVLWRRFGVTEQSTYVLLDRAGAVRISGYLDDLQLTAQIKALVA is encoded by the coding sequence ATGGCTCTGGCGGTGGCGGCCGCCGGCCTCGCCGCCGCCACGGCCGGCTGTGCCGCCCGCCCGGCAGCCGAGACCGCCGCGAGCTCCGGCTCGGCGGCGAGCGTTCCGGCGAACCTGCGGTTCACCGGCCGCACCCTCGACGGGGCGGCGTACGACGCGGCCACCCTCGCCGGCCGCCCCACCGTGCTGTGGTTCTGGGCCCCGTGGTGCGCGACCTGCGCGGCTCAGGCACAGTCCGTGGCCGACCTCAAGGACACGTACGGCGACCGGCTCGCCGTGCTCGGCATCGCCGGGATGGGCGACAACACGGCGATGCACCGGTTCGTGGCGGACCTGACGGTGGGCACCGTGCCGCACCTGGACGACGGGCAGGGCGTCCTGTGGCGCCGCTTCGGGGTCACTGAGCAGAGCACGTACGTGCTGCTGGACCGCGCCGGGGCGGTGCGAATCTCGGGCTACCTCGACGACCTGCAGCTCACCGCCCAGATCAAGGCGCTGGTGGCCTGA
- a CDS encoding NADH-quinone oxidoreductase subunit NuoF family protein, whose protein sequence is MSASKVPPVTAIGTPRITAGFDEYGRLDLVAHQEVHGGFAALSSGELIGLADRIELRGRGGAGFPFARKVRAVLDSCRRQDLPPVIVVNATEGEPPSWKDKAILTRGPHLILDGAALAAAALDAEEIVIGVADDGIGQDSLAAALAERKMPVPTRIVTVPHRFISGEGGALVRGINGEAHIPPGRKVRSSDNGVMGLPTLLSNAETYSQLAIAARLGPWEYNSVGIPEEPGTVMLTVGGSATAPAVVEAPTGTPLMDILTMCGADIGPGILVGGYHGKWLSAEAAKTVTISRKGFAKAGATLGAGMLLPIGSSTCPLGEVAQVTQYLAGESAGQCGPCRLGLPDLARSVTLVSLGGNALEDVRAAAGVVKGRGACSHPDGTARFALSALEIFHKDVAAHANGEGCGKQVRGILPLPYHQNQGVRKLALDWSRCDGHGLCSAVAPEIIRLDANGFPAFPTTPLPPWLEDGARRAVNVCPALALRLTEAAGK, encoded by the coding sequence ATGAGCGCGTCCAAGGTTCCACCGGTCACCGCGATCGGGACCCCGCGCATCACCGCGGGTTTCGACGAGTACGGCCGCCTCGACCTGGTCGCCCACCAGGAGGTACACGGCGGCTTCGCGGCGCTCAGCTCGGGGGAGCTGATCGGGCTGGCGGACCGCATCGAGCTGCGCGGCCGCGGCGGGGCGGGGTTCCCGTTCGCCCGCAAGGTGCGCGCGGTGCTGGACTCCTGCCGCCGCCAGGACCTGCCGCCGGTCATCGTGGTCAACGCGACCGAGGGTGAGCCGCCGTCCTGGAAGGACAAGGCGATCCTCACCCGGGGCCCGCACCTGATCCTCGACGGGGCCGCGCTGGCCGCCGCCGCCCTGGACGCCGAGGAGATCGTCATCGGTGTCGCCGACGACGGCATCGGCCAGGACTCGCTCGCGGCGGCGCTGGCCGAGCGCAAGATGCCCGTACCGACCCGGATTGTCACGGTGCCGCACCGGTTCATCTCCGGTGAGGGTGGTGCCCTGGTGCGCGGCATCAACGGCGAGGCCCACATCCCGCCCGGGCGCAAGGTGCGCTCCAGCGACAACGGCGTGATGGGCCTGCCCACCCTGCTGTCCAACGCGGAGACGTACTCGCAGCTGGCCATCGCCGCGCGGCTCGGGCCGTGGGAGTACAACAGCGTCGGCATCCCCGAGGAGCCCGGCACGGTCATGCTGACCGTCGGCGGCTCGGCCACCGCGCCGGCCGTCGTCGAGGCCCCGACCGGGACCCCGCTCATGGACATCCTCACCATGTGCGGCGCGGACATCGGGCCCGGCATCCTGGTCGGCGGCTACCACGGCAAGTGGCTGTCCGCCGAGGCCGCGAAGACCGTCACGATCAGCCGCAAGGGCTTCGCCAAGGCCGGGGCCACCCTCGGCGCCGGCATGCTGCTGCCGATCGGGTCGTCCACCTGCCCGCTCGGCGAGGTCGCCCAGGTCACCCAGTACCTGGCCGGGGAGTCCGCCGGGCAGTGCGGGCCGTGCCGGCTCGGCCTGCCCGACCTGGCCCGCTCGGTCACCCTGGTCTCGCTGGGCGGCAACGCGCTGGAGGACGTGCGCGCCGCCGCGGGTGTGGTCAAGGGCCGCGGCGCGTGCAGCCACCCGGACGGCACCGCCCGGTTCGCGCTGTCCGCGCTGGAGATCTTCCACAAGGACGTCGCGGCGCACGCCAACGGCGAGGGCTGCGGCAAGCAGGTGCGCGGCATCCTGCCGCTGCCCTACCACCAGAATCAGGGCGTACGCAAGCTCGCCCTCGACTGGTCGCGGTGCGACGGGCACGGGCTGTGCTCCGCCGTCGCGCCCGAGATCATCCGGCTCGACGCCAACGGTTTCCCGGCGTTCCCGACGACGCCCCTGCCGCCATGGCTGGAGGACGGCGCCCGCCGGGCCGTCAACGTGTGCCCGGCGCTCGCGCTGCGGCTCACCGAGGCGGCCGGGAAGTGA
- a CDS encoding translation initiation factor III encodes MDATGGPTPPSKLAIVTLAVSIILAIWAAAMLTPAGRVLYVYVFAYLEYYMGVLTLVSLSITIMLGLVSTDRLVLSIRQRVLLQSAHRTFGVIAVGALGVHLWAKLMEQHIDVIDVFIPFLHGNFFVGFGTISAIIMVVVLWSGIARARFIGRGKPWMWRSVHASSYLMWPLAVVHGLNAGRPGAVWVIVSYVVCILLVVLGLAVRVSVSLNRKKDFASQSGTSTGAMKPVGKLAPSGAAGMRKRRDGDRFGSRISSNPGLTETAVLEPWVPAAPAPAGDKPAAKADSAPPAKADGRSEYDEEVYRRETRSRRGAGEEDRAPRGRREDGYEAPRSRRHADSDGPARRPAPRFDEETRAMSQRAIESGRRHFEAEEEPAPRSRRRTGEQEQYVPPRYERETRAGRYAEDEPAPRQRRAIEAAPARGWYAEDEPRRAPRGDDEPRGRRYADDPPRGRRSAEDDGYADPRPRRADRWADPGYAPGLPEPRSTRYSDDPSPAPRSRRDRGDRGGDVDRADSGRHSRSEFVDLGGPQYDRQAWGPDLEPDETPTLVDMASRRARRAEQPESPRGASRGARRGRGRSTDDVADDQYWRQLRGEAQ; translated from the coding sequence ATGGACGCCACCGGTGGCCCCACCCCGCCGTCGAAGCTCGCGATCGTGACCCTCGCGGTCTCGATCATCCTGGCGATCTGGGCCGCCGCGATGCTCACGCCGGCCGGCCGTGTCCTGTACGTCTATGTCTTCGCCTATCTCGAGTACTACATGGGTGTGCTCACCCTGGTGTCGCTCTCGATCACCATCATGCTCGGCCTGGTCAGCACCGACCGGCTCGTGCTCTCCATCCGGCAGCGCGTGCTGCTGCAGTCCGCCCACCGCACCTTCGGCGTGATCGCCGTGGGCGCGCTCGGCGTGCACCTGTGGGCGAAGCTGATGGAGCAGCACATCGATGTGATCGACGTGTTCATCCCGTTCCTCCACGGGAACTTCTTCGTCGGCTTCGGCACGATCTCCGCGATCATCATGGTGGTGGTCCTGTGGAGCGGCATCGCGCGGGCCCGGTTCATCGGCCGCGGCAAGCCGTGGATGTGGCGTTCGGTGCACGCCAGCTCGTACCTGATGTGGCCGCTCGCGGTGGTGCACGGCCTGAACGCGGGCCGCCCCGGCGCGGTCTGGGTCATCGTCAGCTACGTCGTCTGCATCCTGCTGGTCGTCCTCGGCCTCGCCGTGCGCGTCTCCGTCAGCCTGAACCGCAAGAAGGACTTCGCCTCCCAGTCCGGCACCAGCACGGGCGCCATGAAGCCGGTCGGCAAGCTCGCACCCAGCGGCGCCGCCGGAATGAGGAAGCGCCGCGACGGCGACCGGTTCGGCTCGCGGATCTCCTCCAACCCGGGCCTCACCGAGACCGCCGTGCTGGAGCCCTGGGTCCCGGCCGCCCCCGCGCCCGCCGGAGACAAGCCGGCGGCCAAGGCGGACAGCGCCCCGCCCGCCAAGGCGGATGGCCGGTCCGAGTACGACGAGGAGGTGTACCGGCGCGAGACCCGGTCGCGCCGCGGCGCCGGCGAGGAGGACCGCGCGCCACGCGGCCGGCGCGAGGACGGGTACGAGGCACCGCGCTCGCGCCGCCACGCCGACTCCGACGGGCCCGCCCGGCGCCCGGCGCCCCGCTTCGACGAGGAGACCCGCGCGATGTCGCAGCGGGCGATCGAGTCGGGCCGGCGCCACTTCGAGGCCGAGGAGGAGCCGGCGCCGCGCTCGCGCCGCCGCACGGGCGAGCAGGAGCAGTACGTGCCGCCCCGCTACGAGCGCGAGACCCGCGCCGGCCGCTACGCCGAGGACGAGCCCGCCCCCCGGCAGCGCCGCGCCATCGAGGCCGCTCCGGCCCGTGGCTGGTACGCCGAGGACGAGCCCCGCCGCGCCCCGCGCGGCGACGACGAGCCCCGAGGCCGCCGGTACGCCGACGACCCGCCCCGCGGCCGCCGCTCCGCCGAGGACGACGGGTACGCCGACCCGCGGCCCCGCCGCGCCGACCGGTGGGCCGATCCCGGCTACGCGCCGGGCCTCCCGGAACCCCGCTCGACCCGGTACTCTGACGACCCCTCGCCCGCGCCCCGCTCCCGGCGCGACCGTGGGGATCGCGGTGGCGACGTCGACCGGGCCGACTCCGGGCGGCACAGCCGCAGCGAGTTCGTCGACCTCGGTGGCCCGCAGTACGACCGTCAGGCGTGGGGCCCCGACCTGGAGCCCGACGAGACGCCCACCCTCGTGGACATGGCGTCGCGGCGGGCCCGCCGGGCGGAACAGCCCGAATCCCCGCGCGGGGCGAGCCGGGGGGCTCGTCGCGGTCGGGGACGTAGCACCGACGATGTGGCCGACGACCAGTACTGGCGTCAGCTGCGAGGAGAAGCGCAGTGA